Sequence from the Pontibacter pudoricolor genome:
TGTATACTTTCAAGGGTAGCCTGGCTCATGCCTGCCAGTGGTTCTTCCACTAATTCCAGCGTAGCGGCGCCATTCACATAAGAGCGTACCTTAAACGGATTCTCGTCGTGCAGCTCCATCAACTCAGAAGCCAGCTTAAACAGTCGTATGATCTTTTTATTTTCCACGGCCTATATCGTATACTTACAAAGATAGGAAAAACCGCCCGAACCATACTTGCAGTCGTTTTATATTCATTTGCTTCTATATAAAGGCAGAAATCCTTATCTTGGCTAACAAAAAATGCTGCGGTAGCAGCTTTCCATACTTATGAAATACGCTTCCCTGCTTTGTTTGGTGTGCCTGTTGTTGCTGGCTAACACCTGTAAAAAATCAAGTAAAATCGAACAACAACTTGTTGGCAAAACCTGGCTGCACGCGTTTGAAGAAGACCAGGAAGAAATCACTACTTACCGCCCGAACACGTATGACTTTGCGCCATCGCGTGGCCGCACAGGCTTTATGCTGGAGAAAGGCGGCATCCTGAAAAACTATGCCATAGCGCCTGCCGACGGACTGGAAGAGCAACCCGGCACCTGGCAGTTTACCGACAACGATAAGATCCTGATAACTATAAAACCGGAAGGCCAGCCGCAGCAGCAATACCTGATCGAGATCGTGTCGCTGGAGAATGACGTGCTGAAAGTGAAACGCGAAGAAGTAACCGGAGACCCGCTTAAATAACATGTTCAGTTACCGAAAACTAAGTGCCCGCACCCGTACCATTATTTTAGTAACCTTGCTGGGCATCCTGGCAATACTTATAGTTACCGAACCCAGAGGCGATGTTTTTAACTTTATAAAAGGCTTCCTGAATGGGATACTGATCGTTATGTTTTTTGGGGAAGTGATGCTTTACTTTATGAGTAAGAAAAAGTGATATAAATCTCCGGCCGAAAAGTAAATCAGACAAGCGCATGCTAAACTACCAGAAAATATCTAAGCTAAACCGTACTATAATTGGCACCTTGCTGCTTCTGGTATTTATGGCGTTGGTGATGGCAGATGCGTATGCCAGCTTTTTCGGGGGAATTATATTCGGGGCATTACTGCTTCAGTTATATTTCGAAGCCCGCATGTTCCTCAGTACGCAGCGAAAACGCAATAACTAAACTATAGATCAAAACACTTTTACATTTATAAAAATCAAATGCATTACTGGTTAGTAAAATCGGAGCCTGAAACATATTCGTGGGCAGACTTAGTGAGAGACGGGCGCATCTGTTGGGATGGCGTTAGAAATTACCAGGCACGTAACAACCTGCAGCAAATGCAACCCGGCGACATGGTATTGTTTTATCACAGCGTATCAGAGAAAGCTATAGTTGGTATTGCCAAAGTAGACAAAGCCGCTTACCCCGACCCCACTGCCGACGACCCGAAATGGATGGCTGTAGACCTGGTGCCTTTCCGCGATTTCAGAGACCCGGTAACTTTAGAGCAGATAAAAAAAGACAAGCGTTTAGAGAATATTGCCCTGCTGCGCCAGTCGCGGCTGTCGGTTATGCCGCTTAAAGCCGAGGAGTTTGATGTACTGCTCGCGCTTGGCAACTAACTATAGCACAGTAATTTAAAATTACG
This genomic interval carries:
- a CDS encoding EVE domain-containing protein; translation: MHYWLVKSEPETYSWADLVRDGRICWDGVRNYQARNNLQQMQPGDMVLFYHSVSEKAIVGIAKVDKAAYPDPTADDPKWMAVDLVPFRDFRDPVTLEQIKKDKRLENIALLRQSRLSVMPLKAEEFDVLLALGN